In Puntigrus tetrazona isolate hp1 chromosome 7, ASM1883169v1, whole genome shotgun sequence, the following are encoded in one genomic region:
- the LOC122349651 gene encoding LOW QUALITY PROTEIN: serine/threonine-protein kinase pim-2-like (The sequence of the model RefSeq protein was modified relative to this genomic sequence to represent the inferred CDS: inserted 1 base in 1 codon), protein MPNISVPGHPNRLPLEIGLTLMANKGPSAPQIIQLLDWEEETDHYIMVMERPSPCMDLLSFMELHGGILDERTARRXSRQVICAAKACFEKGVFHRDIKPENLLVNPDTMEVKLIDFGCGALMKKSAFKDFCGTEQYFPPEYKFKGTYHAKPMTVWSLGIVLFEMVCGDFPTAGDLYLIAANIWTRPGLSQECCDLICDCLQPKPKKRLALKKIHLHDWFEVC, encoded by the exons ATGCCAAACATCTCAGTG CCTGGTCATCCCAATCGCCTGCCGTTGGAGATCGGCTTGACACTCATGGCCAATAAGGGCCCCAGCGCTCCTCAAATAATTCAACTGCTGGACTGGGAAGAGGAGACGGACCACTACATTATGGTTATGGAGCGGCCCTCACCTTGCATGGATCTGCTTAGTTTCATGGAGCTCCACGGAGGAATCCTCGACGAGCGCACGGCGCGTC CATCGCGGCAGGTCATTTGTGCCGCTAAGGCTTGCTTTGAGAAGGGTGTCTTCCATCGGGACAttaaaccggagaacctgctggtGAACCCGGACACCATGGAGGTCAAATTGATTGACTTTGGTTGCGGGGCCCTTATGAAAAAATCGGCCTTCAAAGACTTCTGTG GCACAGAACAGTACTTTCCTCCAGAGTACAAGTTCAAGGGCACATACCATGCCAAGCCCATGACAGTGTGGTCTTTGGGGATTGTGCTGTTTGAAATGGTGTGCGGGGATTTTCCCACAGCGGGCGACCTGTACTTGATCGCCGCCAACATCTGGACCAGGCCAGGCCTGTCACAAG aATGCTGCGATCTGATTTGTGATTGCCTGCAGCCGAAGCCAAAGAAGAGACTTGCTCTAAAGAAGATCCATCTCCATGACTGGTTTGAAGTatgttaa